Proteins encoded by one window of Thalassoroseus pseudoceratinae:
- a CDS encoding CDGSH iron-sulfur domain-containing protein translates to MSDAQVEVMTRENGPILITGPVTLKDHLGNTYNLGEKEKFALCRCTKSERMPFCDGAHKACGFEAKHLAPNEG, encoded by the coding sequence ATGTCGGATGCCCAAGTCGAAGTGATGACCCGCGAGAACGGTCCAATTTTGATCACCGGACCGGTCACGCTGAAAGATCATCTTGGAAATACGTACAACCTGGGTGAGAAAGAAAAATTCGCGCTTTGCCGCTGCACGAAGTCGGAACGCATGCCGTTTTGTGACGGGGCTCACAAGGCATGTGGGTTCGAGGCAAAACACCTGGCACCGAATGAAGGCTGA
- a CDS encoding DUF1501 domain-containing protein: MLTIQGPSGKDLCDDGLGLTRRDLIRVGGSGMLGLSLASLMKLEAMAKEKPASGRPGWGKAKSIILVYLQGGPSHLDLWDPKENVPENVKSPFAPISTKTPGVKFTENLPKLAQQTDKMTLIRSMSYTPNGLFNHTAAIYQMMTGYTTDKVSPSGQLEPPSPKDFPNFGSNIIRLKPTSEPMLPFVMLPRPLQESNVVGKGGTAGFLGKAYDPYTLYPPGDDMDMTKMSKIRVDDLKLRPDVFATRLQRRARLRDVINAGMPSIDNAVASYNLDTYYDRALNLIVSGRAREAFDLEAESHETHERYGRNTFGQSCLLARRLVEAGTRVVEVVWPKVANSNNHSWDQHTGLPKRMKEQSAPMFDAGFSTLIADLDERGMLEDTLVVGVGEFGRSPQRGVSTSGNGNSADGRDHWPYCYTAAIAGAGIGRGHVYGESDKTASAPLKDPVHPGELLATIYHAFGIDPETIVYNHLNQPRELVKAQAVTSLYS, encoded by the coding sequence ATGTTGACCATTCAGGGCCCTAGCGGCAAAGACCTATGTGATGACGGGCTTGGCCTCACGCGGCGGGACCTCATTCGGGTCGGTGGTTCGGGAATGTTGGGGTTGTCGCTGGCATCGCTGATGAAACTCGAAGCGATGGCGAAAGAGAAACCCGCATCGGGTCGTCCGGGGTGGGGGAAAGCCAAGAGCATTATCCTGGTTTACTTGCAAGGCGGACCGAGTCATCTGGATCTGTGGGACCCCAAAGAAAACGTTCCAGAAAACGTCAAAAGTCCATTTGCACCGATCTCCACGAAAACGCCTGGCGTGAAATTTACGGAGAATCTCCCGAAGCTCGCGCAGCAAACCGATAAGATGACCCTGATCCGGTCGATGAGTTACACGCCGAACGGTTTGTTCAATCACACTGCCGCGATTTACCAGATGATGACCGGTTACACGACGGACAAAGTGAGTCCGTCGGGACAGTTGGAGCCGCCCAGTCCGAAGGATTTTCCAAACTTCGGTTCGAACATCATTCGGCTCAAACCGACATCCGAACCCATGCTGCCGTTCGTGATGCTGCCACGACCGTTGCAAGAGTCGAATGTCGTCGGCAAAGGAGGAACGGCGGGGTTCCTCGGCAAAGCCTACGATCCCTACACGCTCTATCCGCCAGGCGACGACATGGACATGACGAAGATGTCCAAAATTCGCGTGGACGACTTGAAACTCCGACCGGATGTTTTCGCAACTCGACTTCAACGTCGCGCTCGTTTGCGAGACGTGATTAACGCGGGAATGCCTTCAATTGACAACGCGGTCGCTTCGTACAATCTCGACACGTATTACGATCGTGCGTTGAACCTGATTGTTTCCGGACGCGCTCGGGAGGCATTCGATCTGGAAGCCGAAAGTCACGAAACGCACGAGCGGTACGGTCGCAACACCTTCGGTCAAAGTTGTTTGCTCGCGCGACGTTTGGTCGAGGCCGGTACCCGAGTTGTCGAGGTCGTTTGGCCGAAAGTTGCCAACAGTAACAACCATTCTTGGGACCAACACACCGGGCTTCCCAAACGGATGAAGGAGCAGTCTGCTCCGATGTTCGATGCTGGCTTTTCTACATTGATTGCCGACCTCGACGAGCGGGGAATGTTGGAAGATACGCTTGTTGTCGGTGTGGGTGAATTTGGTCGGTCGCCGCAACGCGGTGTGTCAACCAGTGGCAATGGCAACAGTGCCGACGGTCGCGATCACTGGCCTTATTGCTACACTGCGGCAATCGCCGGAGCTGGCATCGGACGCGGTCACGTTTACGGCGAAAGCGACAAAACAGCGTCGGCTCCGCTCAAAGATCCGGTCCATCCTGGGGAACTGTTGGCGACGATTTACCACGCGTTTGGAATCGATCCCGAAACGATCGTTTACAATCACCTGAACCAACCACGCGAACTCGTCAAAGCCCAGGCCGTGACGAGCTTGTATAGCTAA
- a CDS encoding matrixin family metalloprotease, protein MKWLKKTLNRLAAQKTAEARPDRESSLSQIEHLEPRLCLGAFDAPEMGSWTPQEPAMIAPANTNAGVSTTQPPLNPYGASHAYGYPAVGNSEPIALQPSTPMVPETPNPTPPSGAIGSQINGGLSESVLPPAIGDNNGQSEGNTPSGFVTPETNSSAASPSSADQLGAFGGNIGAASNGVAVSGGATGTGIENVTTIDTESANGAGAEGSTETEVRYPAWWEDLEEPVTIKYDFRSIGDYENYITDEEIAVAEQALTDWSSATGGILQFERDIYAENYEIMNIGTGALEAFGHNSGQGGTLGLGGGAITQVNADADINVAGVAWLDVTENWDTEIGNGDVAETVDYYTVLSHEIGHVIGLEDGGSLSNPDIMRGYYNNELTSNAIDYAAVNGSYHTTIEQLAAQDASFEVYAMSLTQLSAEEVERLLRRASAATASDDAVIAVVDRAGSILGVLAEDGVLRNINDSQNTASFGNGNMVIDTQTEREAFSFFVEGAVAKARTAAIFSNGDPNNTDSFSPGGTLAPLTSRLVRFISQTTITEREVEGRPTVRDDFDQTLVGPGYVAPIGVGGHFPPEVNFTPPVDLFAIEHTNRDRVADRTDVNPNQDVNNAPGAGDILRFNIPFEAVDPNLVAALREPLSFGELSGLDPNARSRGVATLPGGIPIFRDTNGDGVGETLVGGIGVFFPGRDGFATFEQNFIPGIGQTEEQRTNAPKVLEAEYMALMALGGSQLAAAVGIPLASTDIFAADPGLENIESLDLPFGRLDLVGITLQVVGPIANRQGVGEVIAHGMSIGRGEVNGTFAAPDGTLTQVDTTQETNAANFVDGREVPHGFIVPPRDGSTAGSVTADEVQQIIEQAIAAAEQVRAAVRLRADTGDPSSRTRMVFSVTDLDGNVVGLFRMQDATIFSIDVAVAKARNVTYYASDELVEADQLEGVPEGTAFTNRTFRFLAEGRFPSGIDQSPPGPFSTLNNSFINPYTAENNGAAQAAEAYQDTVLGRNSFDPSVIDQTTNFNFADVPGNDPDNQNGIVFFPGSTPLYRDGVLIGGFGVSGDGVDQDDVVTFLGAQGFLPQQNGVLKADQVKFRDVRLPYQKFLRNPFG, encoded by the coding sequence GTGAAGTGGTTGAAGAAGACGTTGAACCGCCTTGCGGCGCAGAAAACAGCCGAGGCACGACCGGACCGCGAATCGTCCTTGTCGCAAATCGAACACCTGGAACCACGTCTTTGTCTCGGAGCATTCGACGCTCCAGAGATGGGCAGTTGGACTCCACAAGAACCCGCGATGATCGCCCCGGCGAATACCAACGCGGGTGTCTCGACAACCCAACCGCCATTGAATCCCTATGGTGCGTCGCACGCATATGGCTACCCAGCGGTCGGGAACTCGGAACCAATTGCTCTGCAACCATCGACCCCGATGGTTCCCGAAACGCCGAATCCGACACCGCCTAGCGGTGCGATTGGCAGCCAAATCAACGGTGGTCTCAGCGAATCCGTCTTGCCACCGGCGATCGGTGACAACAACGGCCAATCCGAGGGGAACACGCCCAGCGGATTCGTAACTCCCGAAACGAACTCCTCCGCTGCATCGCCATCGAGCGCTGATCAGCTTGGTGCGTTTGGCGGAAACATCGGTGCGGCTTCAAACGGAGTCGCGGTCAGCGGTGGTGCCACGGGAACCGGAATCGAGAATGTCACCACGATCGACACCGAATCCGCCAACGGTGCCGGTGCCGAAGGCAGCACGGAAACCGAAGTCCGGTATCCTGCGTGGTGGGAAGACTTGGAAGAACCCGTCACCATCAAATATGACTTCCGAAGCATCGGCGATTATGAAAACTACATCACCGATGAGGAAATTGCCGTCGCCGAGCAAGCCCTAACTGACTGGAGTTCCGCGACCGGCGGAATTTTGCAGTTCGAACGCGATATCTACGCAGAGAACTACGAAATAATGAATATTGGAACCGGAGCGTTGGAAGCCTTCGGTCACAATAGCGGGCAAGGTGGAACGCTGGGTCTGGGTGGCGGTGCCATCACTCAAGTCAATGCGGATGCCGACATCAACGTGGCCGGTGTCGCTTGGCTCGATGTCACAGAGAATTGGGACACCGAAATCGGCAATGGCGATGTTGCGGAGACCGTGGACTATTACACGGTTCTCTCTCACGAAATCGGTCACGTCATCGGGCTGGAAGATGGTGGCAGCCTGTCAAACCCTGATATCATGCGGGGATATTACAACAACGAACTGACGTCGAACGCCATCGACTATGCCGCCGTCAACGGTTCGTACCACACGACAATCGAGCAGTTGGCCGCACAGGATGCGAGTTTCGAAGTCTACGCAATGTCGCTGACGCAACTGTCGGCCGAGGAAGTGGAACGACTACTCCGTCGTGCGTCGGCCGCAACTGCCAGCGATGACGCCGTGATTGCCGTGGTGGACCGTGCCGGAAGCATTCTGGGCGTGTTGGCGGAAGATGGTGTGCTGCGAAACATCAACGACTCGCAGAACACCGCGTCGTTCGGCAACGGGAACATGGTAATCGACACCCAAACCGAACGCGAAGCATTTTCCTTCTTCGTCGAAGGTGCGGTTGCGAAAGCTCGAACAGCGGCGATCTTCTCCAACGGCGATCCCAATAACACGGACTCATTCAGTCCCGGCGGAACACTGGCACCACTGACGAGTCGGCTGGTTCGATTCATCAGTCAGACCACAATCACAGAACGCGAAGTCGAAGGCCGACCAACCGTACGCGACGACTTTGATCAAACCCTCGTTGGCCCCGGTTACGTCGCTCCGATCGGTGTCGGTGGTCACTTCCCTCCTGAAGTGAACTTCACACCACCGGTCGATTTGTTCGCGATTGAACACACGAACCGCGATCGTGTTGCTGACCGAACGGACGTAAATCCGAATCAAGATGTGAACAACGCACCTGGTGCAGGAGACATTCTTCGGTTCAACATTCCTTTCGAGGCCGTCGACCCAAATTTGGTTGCTGCCCTTCGTGAACCGCTTTCCTTCGGCGAACTCAGCGGACTGGATCCGAATGCCCGTTCGCGTGGTGTGGCCACATTGCCCGGCGGGATTCCCATTTTCCGCGACACCAATGGGGACGGCGTTGGTGAAACGCTTGTCGGTGGCATCGGAGTGTTTTTCCCCGGCCGTGATGGATTTGCCACGTTTGAGCAAAACTTCATTCCCGGAATCGGTCAAACCGAGGAACAACGCACAAATGCACCGAAAGTGCTCGAAGCGGAATACATGGCTTTGATGGCACTTGGCGGTAGTCAACTGGCGGCAGCCGTCGGCATCCCATTGGCCAGCACGGATATTTTCGCAGCTGATCCCGGATTGGAAAACATCGAAAGCCTGGACTTGCCCTTTGGTCGACTGGACCTTGTCGGAATCACCCTGCAAGTCGTTGGACCGATCGCGAATCGACAAGGCGTCGGTGAAGTGATCGCTCACGGAATGTCCATCGGACGAGGTGAAGTCAACGGGACCTTTGCCGCGCCGGACGGCACACTGACCCAAGTCGACACAACACAGGAAACCAACGCTGCCAACTTTGTCGATGGTCGTGAAGTTCCTCATGGATTCATCGTGCCACCGCGGGACGGTTCTACGGCTGGTTCTGTCACTGCGGACGAAGTGCAACAGATCATCGAGCAAGCCATTGCGGCCGCCGAGCAAGTGCGGGCCGCTGTCCGATTGCGAGCAGACACCGGCGATCCGAGCAGTCGGACGCGGATGGTGTTCTCGGTCACAGACCTGGACGGCAACGTCGTTGGTTTGTTCCGGATGCAAGATGCCACGATCTTTTCAATTGATGTGGCCGTCGCGAAGGCTCGAAACGTCACTTATTACGCTTCGGACGAGTTGGTCGAAGCCGATCAACTCGAAGGGGTTCCCGAGGGAACGGCCTTCACGAACCGGACGTTCCGCTTCTTGGCCGAGGGTCGTTTCCCATCGGGCATCGATCAGTCACCCCCCGGACCGTTCTCGACGTTGAACAACTCGTTCATCAATCCCTACACCGCAGAAAACAACGGGGCTGCTCAAGCGGCGGAGGCGTACCAAGACACGGTGCTTGGGCGAAACTCGTTCGACCCCAGCGTGATCGATCAGACGACCAACTTCAATTTCGCCGATGTCCCCGGCAACGATCCGGACAACCAAAACGGCATCGTCTTCTTCCCGGGAAGCACACCGTTGTACCGGGATGGCGTACTGATCGGTGGATTCGGCGTCAGTGGTGACGGTGTGGACCAGGACGACGTGGTCACATTCCTTGGAGCTCAAGGATTCTTGCCACAACAGAACGGCGTCTTGAAGGCTGACCAAGTCAAATTCCGAGACGTCAGATTGCCCTATCAAAAGTTCCTACGAAACCCGTTTGGCTGA
- a CDS encoding RNA 2'-phosphotransferase, with amino-acid sequence MKNTDKRLSKFLSYVLRHNPGSIGIELDANGWVEIDTLLDHANRHGTRITRDDVIRIVSESDKQRFAVSEDSQRLRANQGHSVKVDLDLNSVPAPEMLFHGTVERFLDSIRVHGLLKGQRHHVHLSADEQTASIVGARRGEPVLLRIASREMGQHGHLFYRTKNGVWLTDHVPPQYIVFPAEWAD; translated from the coding sequence ATGAAGAATACAGATAAGCGACTGAGCAAGTTTCTCAGTTATGTTCTCCGTCACAATCCTGGCTCGATTGGGATTGAACTGGATGCCAATGGGTGGGTGGAGATCGACACCTTACTTGACCACGCAAACCGGCATGGGACACGGATCACACGGGACGATGTGATCCGGATTGTTTCTGAGTCGGACAAGCAGCGGTTCGCGGTCAGTGAAGATTCCCAACGTCTGCGAGCCAATCAAGGGCATTCCGTGAAAGTCGACCTCGATCTCAACAGCGTGCCCGCGCCCGAGATGCTCTTTCACGGGACCGTCGAACGTTTTCTGGATTCGATTCGCGTTCATGGACTGCTCAAAGGACAGCGGCATCATGTCCATCTTTCAGCTGACGAACAAACGGCGTCCATCGTGGGAGCGCGTCGTGGAGAACCCGTGTTGCTGCGGATTGCATCCCGTGAGATGGGCCAGCACGGTCACTTGTTCTATCGCACAAAGAACGGCGTCTGGCTGACCGACCACGTTCCGCCCCAATACATCGTATTCCCGGCAGAGTGGGCCGACTAA
- a CDS encoding cell division protein FtsQ/DivIB translates to MSASSSGQISRGALRLRQRVFRPQTLFATASLVMLVVFGPRLIRHLPELTEQSEYKLRASKIDITPPPHWVPHDLVRQVVDAQGWEENEVSVLENDLAEEVAKAFGGHPWVSRVNEVRKRPPNVVEIDLSYRQPVGLVEIGQGLYYPISSDAVLLPPADFSRADFGRYPIVRGVESVPAGPAGTAWGDPTVVGAARLAEHLMRSHDHDRCHWEAFGLTAVNCPDEPLPERTIDDVSFSLTTAQGSEILWGRAPGTGHPGELSAEQKIGRLRQYLADYGSFVHPSGPLEIDIRHWQEITQRLLNSRTASRK, encoded by the coding sequence ATGTCTGCATCTTCATCGGGACAAATCAGTCGCGGTGCGCTTCGGCTACGCCAACGGGTCTTTCGACCGCAAACGTTGTTTGCGACTGCGTCGTTGGTGATGTTAGTGGTGTTCGGCCCACGCTTGATTCGTCATTTGCCAGAGCTGACCGAGCAAAGTGAGTACAAACTGCGGGCATCGAAAATCGACATCACGCCACCACCGCATTGGGTGCCTCACGATCTCGTGCGACAAGTAGTGGACGCCCAAGGTTGGGAGGAAAATGAGGTCAGTGTTCTTGAGAACGATCTTGCTGAGGAAGTTGCCAAGGCGTTCGGCGGTCATCCGTGGGTGAGTCGTGTCAATGAGGTTCGCAAACGACCGCCGAATGTGGTCGAGATCGATTTGAGCTATCGTCAGCCGGTCGGGTTAGTTGAGATTGGGCAGGGGTTGTACTATCCGATTTCCTCCGATGCGGTGTTGCTGCCGCCCGCGGACTTTTCACGAGCTGACTTTGGACGGTACCCCATTGTGCGTGGTGTGGAATCGGTGCCCGCAGGACCAGCCGGTACGGCGTGGGGTGATCCAACTGTTGTCGGTGCTGCACGTCTGGCCGAGCATTTGATGCGGTCGCACGATCACGATCGCTGTCACTGGGAAGCGTTTGGCCTCACCGCCGTCAATTGCCCCGACGAACCGTTACCGGAACGAACGATTGACGACGTCAGCTTCTCACTGACAACGGCACAGGGGTCGGAAATCCTTTGGGGTCGGGCACCGGGAACAGGACATCCCGGTGAACTCTCTGCCGAACAGAAAATCGGCCGGTTGCGACAGTATCTCGCTGACTATGGCAGTTTCGTGCATCCGAGTGGACCTCTCGAAATCGACATTCGTCATTGGCAGGAGATTACTCAGCGGTTGTTAAACTCACGAACGGCATCACGGAAGTAA
- a CDS encoding amidohydrolase family protein has product MHTLRIFTIGFVVAFGCPLFGQDSKSTEQPRRLYLDEFRPQPSLQVEEHILTKAKFPCVNVHTHPKKLTDAELDAMVDAMTEANIPVSVSLDGVVGPEFRPHYRRLTERYPNRFVVFARMDFIGDGDKDKPETWAVNQPGFGLKTADALSEAVKLGASGLKLTKMLGLYLRDGDGKLLVPDDPRFDPVWQRAGELNIPILWHVADPIAFFRPTNEYNERWEELFRHPEWSFHGKDFPEHQELIDARNRVIAKHKQTTFICAHMADVPEDLKKLGSYLDRYPNMNVEIAARVAELGRQPYTARKFFLKYGDRILFGTDGVPPMSELIPHFRFLETYDENFPYEDNPFPPQGLWNIYGLGLPDSVLRMIYHRNAERLIPGVKEKVAAWRKRN; this is encoded by the coding sequence ATGCACACTTTGAGAATTTTCACGATTGGATTCGTTGTCGCTTTTGGATGTCCGCTCTTCGGGCAAGATTCGAAAAGCACCGAACAACCACGGCGGTTGTACTTGGATGAATTCCGTCCACAGCCGTCATTGCAAGTTGAGGAACACATTCTCACGAAAGCCAAGTTCCCCTGCGTGAATGTACACACGCATCCCAAGAAGCTCACCGATGCGGAGCTGGACGCCATGGTCGATGCGATGACAGAGGCGAACATCCCGGTTTCGGTTTCGCTCGATGGCGTTGTCGGACCGGAATTCCGGCCGCATTATCGCCGACTCACGGAACGATATCCCAATCGGTTCGTGGTGTTCGCCCGCATGGATTTCATTGGCGATGGCGACAAAGACAAACCGGAAACATGGGCCGTGAACCAACCCGGCTTCGGACTCAAAACTGCGGATGCCCTCTCCGAAGCCGTCAAACTCGGTGCGTCCGGATTGAAGCTGACGAAAATGCTAGGGCTGTATCTGCGAGACGGTGATGGCAAATTACTCGTGCCCGACGATCCCCGGTTCGATCCCGTTTGGCAACGCGCTGGTGAATTGAATATTCCGATCCTATGGCACGTGGCTGATCCGATTGCGTTTTTCCGACCGACGAATGAATACAACGAACGCTGGGAGGAATTGTTTCGGCATCCCGAGTGGAGTTTCCACGGGAAGGATTTTCCGGAGCATCAAGAATTGATCGATGCCCGCAACCGCGTGATTGCCAAGCACAAACAGACGACATTCATTTGTGCTCACATGGCGGATGTGCCGGAGGATTTGAAGAAGCTGGGTTCGTATCTCGATCGGTATCCAAACATGAATGTCGAAATTGCCGCCCGCGTCGCGGAACTCGGTCGCCAACCCTACACCGCTCGCAAGTTCTTCTTAAAATACGGCGATCGCATTCTCTTCGGTACCGATGGCGTCCCGCCGATGTCCGAACTCATCCCACATTTTCGATTCCTCGAAACCTATGACGAGAATTTTCCATACGAAGACAACCCGTTTCCACCGCAGGGTCTGTGGAACATCTACGGCCTCGGCTTGCCGGATTCGGTGTTACGAATGATCTATCATCGCAACGCCGAGCGGTTGATCCCAGGCGTGAAGGAAAAAGTCGCGGCGTGGCGAAAACGCAATTAG
- a CDS encoding GNAT family N-acetyltransferase, translating to MSYTIRPGAAEDFSTIADFNIRMALETEDHQLKRELVEPGVQAVLADDRHGQYFVAERDGVVVGCLLITYEWSDWRNGNIWWVQSVYVAPEHRRQGVFRALCEYAEAEAKANPHAVGLRLYVEKDNQTAQTVYEKLGWRRPGYLVMERMFDR from the coding sequence ATGTCCTATACGATTCGTCCTGGTGCCGCCGAAGATTTTTCCACCATCGCCGACTTCAATATCCGGATGGCTCTTGAGACCGAGGACCACCAATTGAAACGCGAGTTGGTCGAACCGGGCGTGCAGGCAGTGCTTGCTGACGATCGACACGGTCAGTATTTCGTTGCCGAGCGGGACGGCGTGGTTGTGGGATGTCTGCTGATTACGTACGAATGGAGCGACTGGCGGAACGGCAACATCTGGTGGGTGCAAAGCGTGTACGTCGCTCCGGAACATCGTCGGCAAGGTGTGTTTCGTGCGTTATGCGAGTACGCAGAAGCCGAGGCAAAAGCTAATCCACATGCCGTCGGCTTGCGTTTGTACGTCGAGAAAGACAACCAAACCGCCCAAACGGTTTACGAGAAACTCGGTTGGCGTCGACCAGGATATCTCGTCATGGAACGGATGTTCGACCGGTAG
- a CDS encoding prolyl oligopeptidase family serine peptidase → MKSSTAFPVCLAVWLGVASAPLWSQEITAEQEHSLRKHLTTLRTVLDAEKARRIEAAEKDGTRLDLRSVADVEVYAKAVEWALRWNEFPKKNYFGDASKALHTGLMRAERLKVDKPVWNGVKAKTIRGYYSKIDQSVQPYALTLPNDFDPESTKRWPLYVVLHGRANQMNEVNFIARHDGKPTPDGQSWIQLDVYGRGNNAYRWAGETDVFEAIEDVRRRYRIDHRRISLWGFSMGGAGAWHLGLHHPGKWASVGAGAGFVDFYKYQKQSEKLPPWQHSTLHIYDAVDYSMNAFNVPMIGYGGEKDPQRAAAESVAEAAKSVGIEIDLLVGKNMGHKFDEDSREKFMAFLAEKNATGRPGYPGQQELRFITYTPKYNRCDWLEVSQLGRMYEPAIVEGGRNSEGILSLKTKNVVALKIAREVAAQIEIDGQPLPLSFAADGLLPDVYYVHRGRGWRVLNYDESRNFDSNTDLMKRRDLQGPIDDAFMQPFVCVRGTGTPRNQAQNAWANWTFERFQREFDQWMRAEIPTVNDDELTPEMIQEKNIVLFGDPGSNSVLAKILPDLPVRWTDEKIQIADQTFNATTHGLCMIFPNPLNPNRYVVINSGHTFHEKDFKASNSWLFPRLGDVAVVKFEKTTDSYKEEIAWANIFNSGWRLPQVRNTDESEDNP, encoded by the coding sequence ATGAAGTCGTCCACTGCGTTTCCGGTCTGCCTGGCTGTTTGGCTCGGTGTCGCCTCAGCTCCATTGTGGTCTCAGGAGATCACTGCCGAGCAGGAACATTCACTGCGTAAGCATCTGACGACTCTGCGGACGGTGTTGGACGCCGAAAAGGCACGCCGCATCGAAGCTGCCGAGAAAGATGGGACCCGATTGGATCTTCGGTCTGTCGCGGATGTCGAAGTGTATGCCAAGGCCGTCGAATGGGCGTTGCGGTGGAATGAGTTTCCGAAGAAGAATTACTTCGGTGATGCTTCAAAAGCATTGCACACCGGCTTGATGCGGGCCGAACGGTTGAAGGTCGACAAGCCGGTTTGGAATGGCGTGAAAGCCAAAACCATTCGCGGCTATTACTCCAAGATCGATCAGTCCGTTCAACCATATGCACTGACACTGCCCAACGATTTCGACCCTGAAAGCACGAAGCGTTGGCCGTTGTATGTTGTCTTGCATGGACGGGCCAACCAAATGAACGAAGTCAACTTCATTGCACGGCATGACGGCAAACCCACGCCAGACGGGCAATCGTGGATTCAGCTCGATGTCTACGGCCGTGGAAACAATGCCTACCGATGGGCTGGTGAAACGGATGTGTTTGAAGCGATCGAAGATGTCCGCCGACGATACCGCATTGATCATCGCCGAATCTCTCTGTGGGGGTTCTCGATGGGCGGAGCGGGGGCTTGGCATCTCGGTTTGCATCATCCCGGCAAATGGGCATCCGTCGGAGCGGGAGCCGGTTTCGTCGATTTCTACAAGTACCAAAAACAGTCCGAAAAACTTCCTCCTTGGCAGCATTCAACTTTGCACATTTACGATGCTGTCGACTATTCCATGAATGCTTTCAATGTGCCAATGATCGGTTACGGCGGCGAGAAAGATCCTCAGCGAGCAGCAGCCGAAAGTGTCGCGGAGGCGGCGAAGTCGGTCGGCATCGAAATTGACCTTCTTGTTGGCAAGAACATGGGACACAAATTCGACGAGGATAGCCGCGAGAAATTCATGGCGTTCTTGGCAGAGAAAAACGCGACCGGACGCCCCGGATATCCGGGGCAGCAGGAACTTCGCTTTATCACCTACACGCCGAAGTACAATCGTTGTGATTGGCTTGAGGTCAGCCAACTCGGGCGAATGTATGAACCGGCCATTGTGGAAGGCGGTCGCAATAGCGAAGGAATTCTGTCGCTCAAAACGAAGAACGTTGTCGCTTTGAAAATCGCACGGGAAGTTGCGGCTCAAATCGAGATCGACGGCCAACCCCTGCCGCTCAGTTTTGCGGCCGATGGCCTGCTGCCAGACGTGTACTATGTGCATCGCGGTCGAGGATGGCGAGTGTTGAATTACGACGAATCTCGCAACTTCGACTCGAACACCGACTTGATGAAACGCCGCGATCTACAAGGGCCGATTGACGATGCGTTCATGCAACCGTTTGTCTGTGTCCGTGGAACAGGAACACCACGGAATCAGGCACAGAACGCATGGGCCAACTGGACTTTCGAACGCTTCCAGCGGGAATTCGATCAGTGGATGCGGGCGGAGATTCCGACCGTCAACGATGACGAACTCACGCCGGAAATGATCCAAGAGAAGAACATCGTGCTGTTCGGTGATCCTGGCTCGAATTCCGTGCTGGCGAAAATTCTGCCGGACCTACCAGTTCGATGGACCGATGAGAAAATTCAAATCGCCGATCAAACGTTCAATGCGACCACGCACGGTCTTTGCATGATCTTCCCCAATCCGCTCAATCCGAATCGGTACGTGGTCATCAACAGCGGTCACACGTTTCATGAAAAGGATTTCAAAGCGTCGAACTCGTGGCTGTTCCCCCGACTTGGGGATGTGGCTGTCGTCAAATTTGAGAAGACAACGGACAGCTACAAGGAAGAAATCGCCTGGGCGAACATCTTCAACAGCGGTTGGCGATTGCCGCAAGTTCGAAACACGGACGAATCAGAAGACAATCCCTAG